A window of the Aliivibrio salmonicida LFI1238 genome harbors these coding sequences:
- a CDS encoding HlyD family secretion protein — MKVKFHLEKNKQPTTDNGMKVLYGNAKRSGYRIRWYAILALVLSPIFAMLYYFFQQYVLTIAPGIITTEPVILTASQDAVVESINIKEGDEVSSNQFLMELKDSALDNDIIFLRHELKKIKVNNKIKKDNLTYYTLAIDNAKSSFININRIKINYDKYIKEGKVSQVDYAAILGMYSNAQNLVTNANIMYSKAKIDDNQRDIAGAIAGVIRNLNKELVTKLSQYDSLFIRSPYIGNIVEINAVIGQRVKEGDYLATVSSKLPPFVIAYLNPKYIDKAKEGSLVTIILPSGVRLKGEVSLAIKTASKLPTQLAKPFEGTKALLKVKVDIINELNGVSWVEGMPVNVSF, encoded by the coding sequence ATGAAAGTTAAATTTCACTTAGAAAAAAATAAACAGCCAACGACCGATAATGGAATGAAGGTATTGTATGGTAATGCAAAAAGAAGTGGTTACCGTATACGTTGGTATGCCATTTTAGCATTGGTATTAAGCCCAATATTTGCGATGTTATATTACTTTTTTCAACAATACGTATTAACGATTGCACCCGGTATCATCACGACAGAACCTGTGATATTAACTGCATCTCAAGATGCAGTTGTTGAATCTATTAATATAAAAGAAGGTGACGAGGTTTCAAGTAATCAATTTTTAATGGAGCTAAAAGATTCTGCTTTAGATAATGACATCATTTTTTTAAGACATGAATTGAAAAAAATAAAGGTTAATAACAAAATTAAAAAAGATAACTTAACATATTATACTCTAGCAATAGATAATGCTAAGTCTAGTTTTATTAATATAAATAGAATAAAAATAAATTATGATAAATATATAAAAGAAGGAAAAGTATCTCAGGTTGATTACGCTGCTATTCTTGGGATGTATAGTAATGCTCAGAATTTAGTAACAAATGCTAATATAATGTATTCGAAAGCTAAAATTGATGATAATCAAAGGGATATTGCAGGTGCTATCGCTGGAGTGATTCGAAATTTAAATAAAGAATTAGTGACTAAATTAAGTCAATATGATTCTCTTTTTATACGTTCACCTTACATTGGTAATATTGTTGAAATTAATGCGGTCATAGGGCAAAGAGTTAAAGAGGGGGATTATTTAGCAACAGTTTCATCAAAGTTACCCCCATTTGTCATTGCGTATTTAAACCCAAAATACATCGATAAAGCGAAAGAGGGCTCATTAGTCACCATTATTTTACCAAGTGGAGTTCGCCTAAAAGGAGAAGTATCTCTGGCGATTAAAACGGCATCGAAATTACCAACTCAGTTAGCCAAACCTTTTGAGGGCACCAAGGCTCTACTTAAAGTAAAGGTTGATATTATCAATGAGTTGAATGGAGTTTCTTGGGTGGAGGGTATGCCAGTTAATGTCTCGTTTTAG